Proteins encoded in a region of the Zea mays cultivar B73 chromosome 2, Zm-B73-REFERENCE-NAM-5.0, whole genome shotgun sequence genome:
- the LOC100384237 gene encoding nodulin homeobox isoform X1, with the protein MDVAFDSLHEDVRLLSIRLSSMGFGFFPVGSLESRLAHFICQQCEASLQFLLLLCQQKLFRDRILKNKELSRNGGILSLSHTILKLVVPECLKQSTDLVASISRLKAKILSILLQLCEAESVSYLDEVATNPNNMRLGQTLALEVLNLLKISFGRKINITSDSHDKGKIYPMGSVLISALRLVDVFSDDSNFRSFFLTNTVPFLIQILAAPHDEFVSSWCAVNLPTIEEDASLDYDPFGASEVALLASDNMLTEAKANYSCPFRPSVPSMAYAQTRTSCVVKIIANLHVFIPNICEEQERDLFLQNFQKHLASGSPKLSADLPASSDFKATKVCRNLGFLSDYAKTLVPNLLNGEDLVLLSDFADKLQSWCKSQVAVKVVQNDIPPESMDAMCPVQQLLPTRTSTPASKMNNLPKDAQNMEVSTPVPPINPEGNDEDETPKNTVSRNGGFLQNAVGQDLVHLGVARTTSGGPSAVASGVSTGHQHNRMDLDPASSSVDNFKTPELTKENGLEEDGKGESSMYDERQPKRRKRTLMNNEQIDELEKALVDEPEMHKNPVLLQSWSEKLSLQGPEITASQLKNWLNNRKAKLARIAKERAENADKPSTSHPGESSESAGEDNYLPPAGVMTVLSKGGSLLSPDCTEQTSQAELSPNTTMMVRPFTRSFSLEPGRLVSLVDSDGKEVGRGKIFQAPGKSTTESRVCVVDVTELRTEKWRELPHPSEAFGWTFQEAEARNGGIIRVSWDAVRLFPVA; encoded by the exons ATGGACGTGGCCTTTGATAGTTTGCATGAAGATGTGAGGCTGTTAAGTATCAGATTATCATCAATGGGCTTCGGTTTCTTTCCTGTTGGTTCTTTGGAATCTCGTCTTGCTCACTTCATCTGTCAACAGTGTGAAGCATCATTGCAATTTCTCTTGTTGTTGTGCCAGCAAAAGCTATTTCGAGATCGGATTTTAAAAAATAAG GAACTCTCTAGAAACGGAGGCATACTGTCACTTTCTCACACTATACTGAAGTTAGTTGTCCCTGAATGTTTGAAGCAATCAACCGACCTTGTTGCTTCTATTTCCAGGCTCAAGGCAAAGATACTTTCTATT CTGTTGCAACTTTGTGAGGCTGAAAGTGTCTCTTACCTTGATGAAGTTGCCACTAATCCAAATAACATGCGGCTAGGGCAAACCTTGGCTCTAGAG GTTCTAAATTTGCTGAAGATTTCATTTGGAAGAAAAATAAACATTACTTCTGATTCTCATGACAAGGGTAAGATTTACCCCATGGGATCTGTGCTTATCAGTGCATTGCGTCTTGTTGATGTCTTCTCTGATGATTCGAACTTCAGATCATTCTTTTTGACCAACACT GTTCCATTTTTAATCCAGATTCTAGCTGCTCCTCACGATGAATTTGTTTCGAGTTGGTGCGCTGTCAACTTACCAACAATTGAGGAAGATGCAAGTCTAGATTATGATCCTTTTGGTGCATCTGAGGTGGCACTATTAGCTTCTGATAATATGTTGACTGAAGCTAAAGCTAACTATTCTTGCCCTTTTCGCCCTAGCGTGCCTTCAATGGCATATGCACAGACAAGAACATCATGCGTAGTGAAAATAATAGCAAATTTGCATGTTTTTATTCCAAACATATGTGAAG AGCAAGAAAGGGATCTTTTTCTTCAGAACTTTCAAAAGCACTTGGCGTCTGGGAGTCCTAAACTATCAGCAGATCTGCCAGCTTCTAGTGATTTTAAGGCCACTAAAGTCTGTAGAAACTTAG GATTTTTGTCTGATTATGCTAAAACATTGGTTCCTAATTTGTTAAATGGGGAAGACTTGGTGTTATTAAG TGATTTTGCTGATAAGCTACAATCTTGGTGTAAATCACAAGTTGCAGTAAAG GTTGTACAAAATGATATTCCACCAGAAAGCATGGATGCCATGTGCCCGGTGCAGCAGCTCTTGCCAACACGGACAAGCACTCCAGCCTCCAAAATGAATAACCTTCCAAAG GATGCACAGAACATGGAAGTGTCTACACCAGTACCCCCAATAAATCCGGAAGGAAATGATGAGGACGAGACTCCAAAGAACACTGTCTCTAGAAATGGTGGTTTCCTGCAGAATGCAGTTGGCCAAGACCTAGTCCATCTTGGCGTTGCAAGAACAACAAGTGGTGGCCCTTCGGCTGTCGCTTCCGGTGTTAGCACTGGACACCAGCACAACAGAATGGATCTTGATCCAGCATCCAGCAGCGTGGATAATTTCAAAACACCAGAACTTACAAAAGAAAACGGTCTCGAGGAGGATGGGAAAGGAGAGAGTAGTATGTATGATGAGAGGCAACCTAAGAGAAGGAAGCGGACCCTTATGAATAATGAGCAAATAGATGAATTAGAGAAGGCTCTAGTAGATGAGCCTGAGATGCACAAAAATCCTGTTCTATTGCAGAGTTGGTCAGAGAAGTTAAGTCTGCAG GGCCCAGAGATCACAGCATCACAACTTAAAAACTG GTTGAACAACCGGAAAGCTAAGCTTGCTCGCATTGCAAAAGAAAGGGCGGAGAATGCTGATAAACCATCTACTTCCCATCCCGGCGAGTCTTCAGAAAGTGCCGGGGAGGACAACTATCTACCCCCTGCAGGTGTGATGACTGTTCTATCCAAAGGTGGTAGCCTGTTGAGCCCGGACTGCACTGAGCAAACGTCGCAGGCAGAGCTATCCCCGAACACGACGATGATGGTCCGTCCATTCACGAGATCCTTCTCGTTGGAACCCGGCCGCCTCGTTTCATTAGTCGACAGCGATGGGAAGGAGGTTGGCAGGGGCAAGATCTTCCAAGCGCCAGGGAAGAGCACAACGGAGAGCCGCGTTTGCGTGGTTGATGTCACTGAGCTCAGGACCGAGAAGTGGAGGGAGCTCCCCCACCCTTCGGAGGCATTTGGGTGGACGTTCCAGGAGGCGGAGGCGAGGAATGGTGGCATCATCAGGGTCTCTTGGGACGCCGTCAGGTTGTTCCCTGTAGCGTAG
- the LOC100384237 gene encoding Nodulin homeobox — protein sequence MIAMVSAVEELSWLTSKELGEMLRESDNFVLQSKIEDGGPKQVLVDMEKVVPSLPLHLLAVCLELGQGPDLTYVLRGIRFLHSLSDLASRHTRLEQVLLDDVKLSEQVMDLIFFLLSILAEQKENNNVGASPLVHASLVAGSLHLLTNYFSSQWHELVHILLAHPKVDIFMDVAFDSLHEDVRLLSIRLSSMGFGFFPVGSLESRLAHFICQQCEASLQFLLLLCQQKLFRDRILKNKELSRNGGILSLSHTILKLVVPECLKQSTDLVASISRLKAKILSILLQLCEAESVSYLDEVATNPNNMRLGQTLALEVLNLLKISFGRKINITSDSHDKGKIYPMGSVLISALRLVDVFSDDSNFRSFFLTNTVPFLIQILAAPHDEFVSSWCAVNLPTIEEDASLDYDPFGASEVALLASDNMLTEAKANYSCPFRPSVPSMAYAQTRTSCVVKIIANLHVFIPNICEEQERDLFLQNFQKHLASGSPKLSADLPASSDFKATKVCRNLGFLSDYAKTLVPNLLNGEDLVLLSDFADKLQSWCKSQVAVKVVQNDIPPESMDAMCPVQQLLPTRTSTPASKMNNLPKDAQNMEVSTPVPPINPEGNDEDETPKNTVSRNGGFLQNAVGQDLVHLGVARTTSGGPSAVASGVSTGHQHNRMDLDPASSSVDNFKTPELTKENGLEEDGKGESSMYDERQPKRRKRTLMNNEQIDELEKALVDEPEMHKNPVLLQSWSEKLSLQGPEITASQLKNWLNNRKAKLARIAKERAENADKPSTSHPGESSESAGEDNYLPPAGVMTVLSKGGSLLSPDCTEQTSQAELSPNTTMMVRPFTRSFSLEPGRLVSLVDSDGKEVGRGKIFQAPGKSTTESRVCVVDVTELRTEKWRELPHPSEAFGWTFQEAEARNGGIIRVSWDAVRLFPVA from the exons ATGATAGCCATGGTGTCTGCTGTTGAAGAGCTTAGTTGGTTAACCTCTAAAGAACTTGGTGAGATGCTCAGGGAGTCAGACAACTTTGTTTTGCAGTCCAAGATAGAAGACGGAGGTCCAAAGCAAGTACTT GTGGACATGGAAAAAGTTGTGCCCTCGCTTCCTCTTCATCTCCTTGCTGTATGTTTGGAGCTTGGGCAAGGCCCGGACTTGACCTATGTGCTTCGTGGCATCCGTTTTTTGCATAGTTTGTCTGATCTAGCATCCCGCCATACTAGACTGGAGCAG GTTCTCCTTGATGATGTCAAATTATCCGAACAAGTCATGGACCTGATATTCTTTCTACTTTCTATTCTTGCTGAACAGAAG GAGAATAACAATGTTGGTGCTTCTCCGCTTGTGCATGCGTCACTTGTAGCAGGTAGTCTTCATCTGTTGACAAATTACTTCTCTTCCCAGTGGCATGAACTTGTCCATATTCTGCTTGCACATCCAAAG GTTGATATCTTTATGGACGTGGCCTTTGATAGTTTGCATGAAGATGTGAGGCTGTTAAGTATCAGATTATCATCAATGGGCTTCGGTTTCTTTCCTGTTGGTTCTTTGGAATCTCGTCTTGCTCACTTCATCTGTCAACAGTGTGAAGCATCATTGCAATTTCTCTTGTTGTTGTGCCAGCAAAAGCTATTTCGAGATCGGATTTTAAAAAATAAG GAACTCTCTAGAAACGGAGGCATACTGTCACTTTCTCACACTATACTGAAGTTAGTTGTCCCTGAATGTTTGAAGCAATCAACCGACCTTGTTGCTTCTATTTCCAGGCTCAAGGCAAAGATACTTTCTATT CTGTTGCAACTTTGTGAGGCTGAAAGTGTCTCTTACCTTGATGAAGTTGCCACTAATCCAAATAACATGCGGCTAGGGCAAACCTTGGCTCTAGAG GTTCTAAATTTGCTGAAGATTTCATTTGGAAGAAAAATAAACATTACTTCTGATTCTCATGACAAGGGTAAGATTTACCCCATGGGATCTGTGCTTATCAGTGCATTGCGTCTTGTTGATGTCTTCTCTGATGATTCGAACTTCAGATCATTCTTTTTGACCAACACT GTTCCATTTTTAATCCAGATTCTAGCTGCTCCTCACGATGAATTTGTTTCGAGTTGGTGCGCTGTCAACTTACCAACAATTGAGGAAGATGCAAGTCTAGATTATGATCCTTTTGGTGCATCTGAGGTGGCACTATTAGCTTCTGATAATATGTTGACTGAAGCTAAAGCTAACTATTCTTGCCCTTTTCGCCCTAGCGTGCCTTCAATGGCATATGCACAGACAAGAACATCATGCGTAGTGAAAATAATAGCAAATTTGCATGTTTTTATTCCAAACATATGTGAAG AGCAAGAAAGGGATCTTTTTCTTCAGAACTTTCAAAAGCACTTGGCGTCTGGGAGTCCTAAACTATCAGCAGATCTGCCAGCTTCTAGTGATTTTAAGGCCACTAAAGTCTGTAGAAACTTAG GATTTTTGTCTGATTATGCTAAAACATTGGTTCCTAATTTGTTAAATGGGGAAGACTTGGTGTTATTAAG TGATTTTGCTGATAAGCTACAATCTTGGTGTAAATCACAAGTTGCAGTAAAG GTTGTACAAAATGATATTCCACCAGAAAGCATGGATGCCATGTGCCCGGTGCAGCAGCTCTTGCCAACACGGACAAGCACTCCAGCCTCCAAAATGAATAACCTTCCAAAG GATGCACAGAACATGGAAGTGTCTACACCAGTACCCCCAATAAATCCGGAAGGAAATGATGAGGACGAGACTCCAAAGAACACTGTCTCTAGAAATGGTGGTTTCCTGCAGAATGCAGTTGGCCAAGACCTAGTCCATCTTGGCGTTGCAAGAACAACAAGTGGTGGCCCTTCGGCTGTCGCTTCCGGTGTTAGCACTGGACACCAGCACAACAGAATGGATCTTGATCCAGCATCCAGCAGCGTGGATAATTTCAAAACACCAGAACTTACAAAAGAAAACGGTCTCGAGGAGGATGGGAAAGGAGAGAGTAGTATGTATGATGAGAGGCAACCTAAGAGAAGGAAGCGGACCCTTATGAATAATGAGCAAATAGATGAATTAGAGAAGGCTCTAGTAGATGAGCCTGAGATGCACAAAAATCCTGTTCTATTGCAGAGTTGGTCAGAGAAGTTAAGTCTGCAG GGCCCAGAGATCACAGCATCACAACTTAAAAACTG GTTGAACAACCGGAAAGCTAAGCTTGCTCGCATTGCAAAAGAAAGGGCGGAGAATGCTGATAAACCATCTACTTCCCATCCCGGCGAGTCTTCAGAAAGTGCCGGGGAGGACAACTATCTACCCCCTGCAGGTGTGATGACTGTTCTATCCAAAGGTGGTAGCCTGTTGAGCCCGGACTGCACTGAGCAAACGTCGCAGGCAGAGCTATCCCCGAACACGACGATGATGGTCCGTCCATTCACGAGATCCTTCTCGTTGGAACCCGGCCGCCTCGTTTCATTAGTCGACAGCGATGGGAAGGAGGTTGGCAGGGGCAAGATCTTCCAAGCGCCAGGGAAGAGCACAACGGAGAGCCGCGTTTGCGTGGTTGATGTCACTGAGCTCAGGACCGAGAAGTGGAGGGAGCTCCCCCACCCTTCGGAGGCATTTGGGTGGACGTTCCAGGAGGCGGAGGCGAGGAATGGTGGCATCATCAGGGTCTCTTGGGACGCCGTCAGGTTGTTCCCTGTAGCGTAG
- the LOC100384237 gene encoding nodulin homeobox isoform X2, which yields MIAMVSAVEELSWLTSKELGEMLRESDNFVLQSKIEDGGPKQVLVDMEKVVPSLPLHLLAVCLELGQGPDLTYVLRGIRFLHSLSDLASRHTRLEQVLLDDVKLSEQVMDLIFFLLSILAEQKENNNVGASPLVHASLVAGSLHLLTNYFSSQWHELVHILLAHPKVDIFMDVAFDSLHEDVRLLSIRLSSMGFGFFPVGSLESRLAHFICQQCEASLQFLLLLCQQKLFRDRILKNKELSRNGGILSLSHTILKLVVPECLKQSTDLVASISRLKAKILSILLQLCEAESVSYLDEVATNPNNMRLGQTLALEVLNLLKISFGRKINITSDSHDKGKIYPMGSVLISALRLVDVFSDDSNFRSFFLTNTVPFLIQILAAPHDEFVSSWCAVNLPTIEEDASLDYDPFGASEVALLASDNMLTEAKANYSCPFRPSVPSMAYAQTRTSCVVKIIANLHVFIPNICEEQERDLFLQNFQKHLASGSPKLSADLPASSDFKATKVCRNLGFLSDYAKTLVPNLLNGEDLVLLSDFADKLQSWCKSQVAVKVVQNDIPPESMDAMCPVQQLLPTRTSTPASKMNNLPKDAQNMEVSTPVPPINPEGNDEDETPKNTVSRNGGFLQNAVGQDLVHLGVARTTSGGPSAVASGVSTGHQHNRMDLDPASSSVDNFKTPELTKENGLEEDGKGESSMYDERQPKRRKRTLMNNEQIDELEKALVDEPEMHKNPVLLQSWSEKLSLQVEQPES from the exons ATGATAGCCATGGTGTCTGCTGTTGAAGAGCTTAGTTGGTTAACCTCTAAAGAACTTGGTGAGATGCTCAGGGAGTCAGACAACTTTGTTTTGCAGTCCAAGATAGAAGACGGAGGTCCAAAGCAAGTACTT GTGGACATGGAAAAAGTTGTGCCCTCGCTTCCTCTTCATCTCCTTGCTGTATGTTTGGAGCTTGGGCAAGGCCCGGACTTGACCTATGTGCTTCGTGGCATCCGTTTTTTGCATAGTTTGTCTGATCTAGCATCCCGCCATACTAGACTGGAGCAG GTTCTCCTTGATGATGTCAAATTATCCGAACAAGTCATGGACCTGATATTCTTTCTACTTTCTATTCTTGCTGAACAGAAG GAGAATAACAATGTTGGTGCTTCTCCGCTTGTGCATGCGTCACTTGTAGCAGGTAGTCTTCATCTGTTGACAAATTACTTCTCTTCCCAGTGGCATGAACTTGTCCATATTCTGCTTGCACATCCAAAG GTTGATATCTTTATGGACGTGGCCTTTGATAGTTTGCATGAAGATGTGAGGCTGTTAAGTATCAGATTATCATCAATGGGCTTCGGTTTCTTTCCTGTTGGTTCTTTGGAATCTCGTCTTGCTCACTTCATCTGTCAACAGTGTGAAGCATCATTGCAATTTCTCTTGTTGTTGTGCCAGCAAAAGCTATTTCGAGATCGGATTTTAAAAAATAAG GAACTCTCTAGAAACGGAGGCATACTGTCACTTTCTCACACTATACTGAAGTTAGTTGTCCCTGAATGTTTGAAGCAATCAACCGACCTTGTTGCTTCTATTTCCAGGCTCAAGGCAAAGATACTTTCTATT CTGTTGCAACTTTGTGAGGCTGAAAGTGTCTCTTACCTTGATGAAGTTGCCACTAATCCAAATAACATGCGGCTAGGGCAAACCTTGGCTCTAGAG GTTCTAAATTTGCTGAAGATTTCATTTGGAAGAAAAATAAACATTACTTCTGATTCTCATGACAAGGGTAAGATTTACCCCATGGGATCTGTGCTTATCAGTGCATTGCGTCTTGTTGATGTCTTCTCTGATGATTCGAACTTCAGATCATTCTTTTTGACCAACACT GTTCCATTTTTAATCCAGATTCTAGCTGCTCCTCACGATGAATTTGTTTCGAGTTGGTGCGCTGTCAACTTACCAACAATTGAGGAAGATGCAAGTCTAGATTATGATCCTTTTGGTGCATCTGAGGTGGCACTATTAGCTTCTGATAATATGTTGACTGAAGCTAAAGCTAACTATTCTTGCCCTTTTCGCCCTAGCGTGCCTTCAATGGCATATGCACAGACAAGAACATCATGCGTAGTGAAAATAATAGCAAATTTGCATGTTTTTATTCCAAACATATGTGAAG AGCAAGAAAGGGATCTTTTTCTTCAGAACTTTCAAAAGCACTTGGCGTCTGGGAGTCCTAAACTATCAGCAGATCTGCCAGCTTCTAGTGATTTTAAGGCCACTAAAGTCTGTAGAAACTTAG GATTTTTGTCTGATTATGCTAAAACATTGGTTCCTAATTTGTTAAATGGGGAAGACTTGGTGTTATTAAG TGATTTTGCTGATAAGCTACAATCTTGGTGTAAATCACAAGTTGCAGTAAAG GTTGTACAAAATGATATTCCACCAGAAAGCATGGATGCCATGTGCCCGGTGCAGCAGCTCTTGCCAACACGGACAAGCACTCCAGCCTCCAAAATGAATAACCTTCCAAAG GATGCACAGAACATGGAAGTGTCTACACCAGTACCCCCAATAAATCCGGAAGGAAATGATGAGGACGAGACTCCAAAGAACACTGTCTCTAGAAATGGTGGTTTCCTGCAGAATGCAGTTGGCCAAGACCTAGTCCATCTTGGCGTTGCAAGAACAACAAGTGGTGGCCCTTCGGCTGTCGCTTCCGGTGTTAGCACTGGACACCAGCACAACAGAATGGATCTTGATCCAGCATCCAGCAGCGTGGATAATTTCAAAACACCAGAACTTACAAAAGAAAACGGTCTCGAGGAGGATGGGAAAGGAGAGAGTAGTATGTATGATGAGAGGCAACCTAAGAGAAGGAAGCGGACCCTTATGAATAATGAGCAAATAGATGAATTAGAGAAGGCTCTAGTAGATGAGCCTGAGATGCACAAAAATCCTGTTCTATTGCAGAGTTGGTCAGAGAAGTTAAGTCTGCAG GTTGAACAACCGGAAAGCTAA